From a region of the Arvicanthis niloticus isolate mArvNil1 chromosome 6, mArvNil1.pat.X, whole genome shotgun sequence genome:
- the Tubb4b gene encoding tubulin beta-4B chain, with product MREIVHLQAGQCGNQIGAKFWEVISDEHGIDPTGTYHGDSDLQLERINVYYNEATGGKYVPRAVLVDLEPGTMDSVRSGPFGQIFRPDNFVFGQSGAGNNWAKGHYTEGAELVDSVLDVVRKEAESCDCLQGFQLTHSLGGGTGSGMGTLLISKIREEYPDRIMNTFSVVPSPKVSDTVVEPYNATLSVHQLVENTDETYCIDNEALYDICFRTLKLTTPTYGDLNHLVSATMSGVTTCLRFPGQLNADLRKLAVNMVPFPRLHFFMPGFAPLTSRGSQQYRALTVPELTQQMFDAKNMMAACDPRHGRYLTVAAVFRGRMSMKEVDEQMLNVQNKNSSYFVEWIPNNVKTAVCDIPPRGLKMSATFIGNSTAIQELFKRISEQFTAMFRRKAFLHWYTGEGMDEMEFTEAESNMNDLVSEYQQYQDATAEEEGEFEEEAEEEVA from the exons ATGAGGGAGATCGTGCACCTGCAGGCTGGGCAGTGCGGCAACCAGATTGGCGCCAAG TTCTGGGAGGTGATCAGCGACGAGCATGGCATCGATCCCACTGGCACTTACCACGGAGATAGCGACCTCCAACTGGAGCGCATCAATGTGTACTACAACGAGGCCACCG GTGGCAAGTATGTGCCCCGCGCCGTGCTCGTGGACTTGGAGCCCGGCACCATGGACTCGGTGCGTTCAGGGCCCTTCGGGCAGATCTTCAGACCTGATAACTTCGTCTTTG GTCAGAGTGGGGCTGGGAACAACTGGGCCAAGGGGCACTACACAGAAGGTGCAGAGCTGGTTGACTCGGTGTTGGACGTTGTGAGGAAGGAAGCCGAGAGCTGTGACTGCCTGCAGGGCTTCCAGCTGACCCACTCCCTGGGTGGGGGGACTGGGTCTGGGATGGGTACCCTCCTTATCAGCAAGATCCGAGAGGAGTACCCAGACAGAATCATGAACACCTTCAGTGTGGTACCTTCCCCCAAGGTGTCAGACACAGTGGTTGAGCCCTACAATGCCACCCTTTCAGTCCACCAGCTGGTTGAAAACACAGATGAGACCTATTGTATTGATAATGAAGCACTCTATGATATCTGCTTCAGAACCCTAAAGCTGACCACACCCACTTATGGTGACCTGAACCATCTAGTGTCTGCCACCATGAGTGGGGTAACCACTTGCCTGCGGTTCCCTGGCCAGCTAAATGCTGACTTGCGGAAACTGGCTGTAAATATGGTGCCCTTCCCTCGCCTGCACTTCTTCATGCCTGGCTTTGCCCCCTTGACCAGCCGGGGAAGCCAGCAGTACCGTGCCCTGACAGTTCCTGAGCTCACCCAGCAGATGTTTGATGCCAAGAACATGATGGCTGCCTGTGATCCCCGCCATGGCCGCTACTTGACTGTGGCTGCTGTGTTCAGGGGCCGCATGTCTATGAAGGAGGTGGACGAACAGATGCTTAACGTCCAAAACAAGAACAGCAGCTACTTTGTTGAGTGGATCCCCAACAATGTGAAAACAGCTGTCTGTGACATTCCACCCCGGGGCCTAAAAATGTCCGCCACCTTCATCGGCAACAGCACTGCTATTCAGGAGCTGTTCAAACGCATCTCAGAGCAGTTCACAGCCATGTTCCGACGCAAGGCCTTCCTACACTGGTACACGGGTGAGGGCATGGATGAGATGGAGTTCACCGAAGCTGAAAGCAACATGAATGACCTGGTGTCCGAGTACCAACAGTACCAGGATGCTAcagctgaggaagagggagagtttgaggaggaggctgaggaggaggtgGCTTAG